A genomic stretch from Elusimicrobiota bacterium includes:
- a CDS encoding helix-turn-helix transcriptional regulator, with product MSSKESVISKNIKKYRKKLDISQDILSKKANLAFHTIAKIEAGSTPNPTIDTVKKIADALNVTIDDLIKL from the coding sequence ATGTCAAGCAAAGAATCTGTCATATCAAAGAACATTAAGAAATATCGAAAAAAATTAGATATTTCCCAAGATATCCTTTCAAAAAAGGCTAATCTTGCTTTTCACACCATCGCAAAAATCGAAGCAGGGTCAACACCTAATCCAACTATTGATACTGTAAAAAAAATCGCTGATGCTTTGAATGTAACCATTGATGATTTAATAAAATTATGA